AAATTATTGAATTAGAACTTCGTGAAGAAGAAAAAGAAGCGTTAGATCGTTCAGTAGAATCTGTACGTAACGTTATGAAAGTTCTTATTTAATACAAAATATATGTTAGAAAAAGATTCGGGGCCCCGAATCTTTTTCTACTATTTAGAGGATTATTTTTTTAAAATAATATGAAAACGCTATCATTAATTATGTCCTACAATGGGAACATAGACTTATAATATACATTGCCCTCATTATAGTAGCGCTTCGGATAATATATTGCTTTTGGTAGGATAATAAAATAAAAATTGGAGGGGGATTGTAACATGTTAAAGAAAAAAATTCAAATTGGTCGTCGAATGGATGAGATTACAGTAGGAGAAAAGTTATCTATCACTGAAAAAATTGAGGATAAAGATCTGTTATTGTATTTAGGATTAACAAATGATTCAAATCCATTATATATTCAGCATGATTACGCATCCCAAACTCCGTATGAAAAACCAATTGTACCAAGCATTATGTTAACGGGTATGATTACAACGGCAGTTACGAAATATTTACCAGGTCCAGGCAGTCATGTTGTTAGGAAGGACCTGACTTTTGTGAAGCCTGTACATCATTATGAAACTTTGCAAATTCATTTTGAAGTTGTAGCAGTTGCGGGGGAAGAGCATACGATTGATATGCGTGTATTCGCTTATGATGAAAAAGAAGAAGTGGTTGTGAAAGGTGTACTAACAGTAGCGCCGCCTTACAAATCAGCTTCTATTTTAGAAAAAGCATTGGATAATTTTTAATAATGAGTTAGTAAGAGTGTAATGAAAAATAGTGCTAACCTATTATATGCTAGGTTAGCACTATTTTTTTATCCCGCATTAACGGACAGTAACACTCCCACCTCAAAATTCAGCGAAAGCAAAGAAGTTAGGTGGGAGATGAACTGTCCGTAAAAGCCCGATTGGTGAGGGCTAATAATCAGTGGGGGACGAAGAAAACCCCCACTGATTAAAGTTTTACTTTATAGGATCGAATGTAAGTATAACTTAACTGAAAAACCCTTCTGCAAACCCTTCTGAGAAATCAGAGATGCCAGTTTGTAATGTTTCCCAGTTTGAAAAGCCGGCAGTAAAACCAACTACAAATAATAAAGCGAAGCCAGATAATACCCAATTTTTACGATTCATTTTGAATTCGCTCCTTAATAGTTTAATCTTTATATTAAAATTTAATTATATTAATTATTACATTTTAAGGAGATATAAGTCAAATGGATACCTGTTTTTAGCCACGTGGCCAAAGAATAATAAACACACCGACAAGGCAAACAGCTGCACCAGCCCAATCGAACAAATCAGGTGTTTTCTTATCAACCATCCATCCCCATAATAAACTCATGAGAATAAATACACCGCCATAAGCTGCGTATACACGTCCGAAACTAGAAAATACTTGGAATGTGGCAATTACACCATATAAACATAAAATGATTCCTCCTATTAGACCGAACCAGATGGAACCACCTTCTCGTATCCATTTCCAGATGAGATATCCACCACCAATTTCAGCTAGTCCGGCAAGAATGAAAATAACAGCTGCTTTAAACATGAATATGTACCATCGCTTTCTATTAGATATATTTTCCTATATAACTATAGCACAATCAAACTTAGTGAATGGACAATTCTATTGAGAGGGGGATTGTTTTCTAGTATGATGGAAATAGTGGGGAAATACTAGGATGAAGAAGGTTTCAAGTCTATAACTTGGAGGAAGAGAATGAGCAATCGAATTTTAGTTGTTGATGATGAGGAGTTTATTTTAACTTTAATTGAATTCAATTTGCAGCAAGCAGGATTTGAAGTGATAACAGCGATGGATGGTGAAGTTGCGCTTCATAAAGCAACAACGGAACGTCCAGATCTGATTATATTAGATTTAATGCTTCCAAAAATGGATGGTATGGAAGTGTGTAAAGAATTACGTTTGCAGCGTATTATGACACCTATTTTAATGCTAACAGCGAAAGATGATGAGTTTGATAAAGTGTTAGGTCTTGAGCTTGGGGCAGATGATTATATGACAAAGCCATTTAGCCCAAGGGAAGTTGTTGCACGTGTGAAGGCGATTTTACGTCGTACGAAATTGCAAGATGAACCAGTTTCAGAAGTGCAGGATGAAAATAGTATCAATATCTATGATTTAAGAATTTTACCTGAATTTTATGAGGCGTATTTCCAAGGAGAAAAGCTAGAACTAACGCCAAAAGAATTTGAGTTACTTGTATATTTAGCAAGGAATAAGGGTCGTGTATTAACACGTGATCAGTTACTAAGTGCTGTATGGAATTATGATTTTGCCGGCGATACAAGAATCGTCGATGTTCATATTAGTCATTTGCGGGATAAAATTGAAAAGAATACGAAAAAACCAGCGTACATTAAAACAATTCGTGGATTAGGTTATAAATTAGAGGAGCCAAAGGGGGATGAATAAATTTCGCTCGAGGCTTCTCTTTACATTTGTTTCTCTTATTATTCTTATTTTAGTTGGACTAGGAGTACTTTTGGAAACGGTGTTTGAGAATTACTACATCGATCATGCGAAAGACAGAACGGTAAAAGAGGCAAGATATGTTGCTTCATTAGTAGAGGCAGAAGGTATTGATCATGTTCTAAAAGCGCCAAACGTATTTGAGAAATTAGAAGAACAAGTGCCGGTTTCGGTTATATTTACTGATGAAGCGAAGAAAGTCAAATATAGTAAAGGTAAGCAACCTATATTCGACCAAGCGACAATTGAGGAACTTTCCTCTGAAACAGCAAAACAAAAAAATAGAGTGATTACGAAGGAAACAGATGATAAAAATGTATTCCATCATGCGGTGTTTGTTCAAGATGCAGAGGGGAAGCAAGGGTACATCATTCTAAAAAGTACAATTGCTCCTTTGAAAGATGTTCATCAAAAAACGTGGGGATTACTCATTGTAGGGTTTGTGATTGCTTGTCTTGTTGTTGTTTTTCTTGGTGTGAAAATTACAGGTCAATATATTCGTCCGATAGAGTCTGTTACGAAAGTAGCGATTGAATTGGCGAAGGGGAATTATAAAGCGCGTGCTTATGAAAGTCATTCAGATGAAACGGGGATGTTAAGTAAGGCAATCAATATTTTAGCGCGTAATTTACAAGAAATGACGCTAGAGCAAGAAATGCAACAAGATCGTTTACATACACTGATTGAAAATATGGGAAGCGGTATGATTTTAATTGATAGCCGTGGTTATATAAGTCTTGTAAACCGTTCGTATAAAGAAATATTTCATGTAACGGATGAAGAGTATTTAGATCGTTTGTATTATGAAGCATTTCTTCATGCAGAAATCATTGAACTTGTGGAAGAAATTTTTATGACAGAAGTGAAAGTACGCAAGCAAATGCTACTGCCACTTGGTATTGAAAGAAAGCACTTTGAAGTATATGGCGCACCAATTATTGGGACAAATCATGAATGGAAAGGGATTGTTCTCGTATTCCACGATATAACAGAGCTAAAGAAACTAGAGCAAATGCGAAAAGACTTTTTAGCAAATGTTTCACATGAATTAAAGACGCCAATTACTTCTATTAAAGGATTTTCTGAAACGTTACTTGATGGTGCGATGGAAAATCAGCAGTTTTGCGAGCATTTCCTGAACATTATTTTAAAGGAAAGCGAGCGTATGCAAGGCTTAATCGAAGACTTATTGGATCTATCAAAGATTGAACAACAAGGATTTAAGTTAAATATGGGTACTGTTGAGATGAAGGAATTGCTTGAAGAAATTAAAATGGTGCTAGAGAATAAATCACAAGATAAAGAAATTTCCTTACAAGTTGATGTGTTGAGACACGTTTCAGTGATAGGAGATCCGAGCCGATTAAAACAAATCTTTATCAATTTAGTTAATAATGCAATTGTATACACACCAGCCGGCGGGACGGTTTCTGTAGAGTTGTTAGAGGATGAACATAACGCTTATATAAAGGTATCTGATACAGGAATTGGGATTAGTAAAGAAGAAATCCCGCGTATTTTTGAACGTTTTTATCGTGTAGATAAAGCGAGAAGCAGAAATACAGGCGGTACAGGCCTTGGGTTATCGATTGTAAAACATTTAGTAGAAGCCCATCATGGGACAGTTACTGTAGAGAGTGAAGTAGGGGAAGGAACAACATTTACAGTTGCTTTACCGAAATCGGATTTGGAGAAGTAATGATAATGTGCAACCTTTATCCCGCTATTCGCGGGCAGTAAGACCCCCACCTCAAAGTTCAGCAAAAGCAAAGAAGGTAGGTGGAGTCGGACTGCCCGTAAAAGCCCGATTGGTGAGGGCTAATAATCAGTGGGGTATGGAAAAACCACTGATTAAAGTTTCACTTTATTGGATGAGAGCTATATAAATCTATTTTGATTTTTCGATATATAAGTCGTTGATATGAAAAAGGTGACCTACACTCGTTTTTTCTCTCTGCTTTAACTTGGCATGGAGCAGGAAGAGGGTCTGACCGCTTCTATGCATGGCCGGATACTCTCTCTCGCCTAAAAAGAAAGGGTTTATGTCGGTTTCTTAATTTGGATTTATATAGTAAACGTTTGAACGGGATATATTTACATTATATTAACAATAGCTTCATTAAATATTAATAAAGTCCTGTTAATATAATACATGAAAACCCCTTCATCCAAGGAGTAATTTTGGACGAGAATAGGTGCTCTATTCTCGTCACTTCCCTTTTTGTGAAACTATAATATCTTTGTTTTTGAAATATCTCTA
This sequence is a window from Bacillus pseudomycoides DSM 12442. Protein-coding genes within it:
- a CDS encoding response regulator transcription factor is translated as MSNRILVVDDEEFILTLIEFNLQQAGFEVITAMDGEVALHKATTERPDLIILDLMLPKMDGMEVCKELRLQRIMTPILMLTAKDDEFDKVLGLELGADDYMTKPFSPREVVARVKAILRRTKLQDEPVSEVQDENSINIYDLRILPEFYEAYFQGEKLELTPKEFELLVYLARNKGRVLTRDQLLSAVWNYDFAGDTRIVDVHISHLRDKIEKNTKKPAYIKTIRGLGYKLEEPKGDE
- a CDS encoding MaoC/PaaZ C-terminal domain-containing protein, producing MLKKKIQIGRRMDEITVGEKLSITEKIEDKDLLLYLGLTNDSNPLYIQHDYASQTPYEKPIVPSIMLTGMITTAVTKYLPGPGSHVVRKDLTFVKPVHHYETLQIHFEVVAVAGEEHTIDMRVFAYDEKEEVVVKGVLTVAPPYKSASILEKALDNF
- a CDS encoding YnfA family protein, whose protein sequence is MFKAAVIFILAGLAEIGGGYLIWKWIREGGSIWFGLIGGIILCLYGVIATFQVFSSFGRVYAAYGGVFILMSLLWGWMVDKKTPDLFDWAGAAVCLVGVFIILWPRG
- the pnpS gene encoding two-component system histidine kinase PnpS — its product is MNKFRSRLLFTFVSLIILILVGLGVLLETVFENYYIDHAKDRTVKEARYVASLVEAEGIDHVLKAPNVFEKLEEQVPVSVIFTDEAKKVKYSKGKQPIFDQATIEELSSETAKQKNRVITKETDDKNVFHHAVFVQDAEGKQGYIILKSTIAPLKDVHQKTWGLLIVGFVIACLVVVFLGVKITGQYIRPIESVTKVAIELAKGNYKARAYESHSDETGMLSKAINILARNLQEMTLEQEMQQDRLHTLIENMGSGMILIDSRGYISLVNRSYKEIFHVTDEEYLDRLYYEAFLHAEIIELVEEIFMTEVKVRKQMLLPLGIERKHFEVYGAPIIGTNHEWKGIVLVFHDITELKKLEQMRKDFLANVSHELKTPITSIKGFSETLLDGAMENQQFCEHFLNIILKESERMQGLIEDLLDLSKIEQQGFKLNMGTVEMKELLEEIKMVLENKSQDKEISLQVDVLRHVSVIGDPSRLKQIFINLVNNAIVYTPAGGTVSVELLEDEHNAYIKVSDTGIGISKEEIPRIFERFYRVDKARSRNTGGTGLGLSIVKHLVEAHHGTVTVESEVGEGTTFTVALPKSDLEK